The genomic window ATAACTGCTATATTCCCTCTGTGTTCTCTGTGACTCTGTGGCTATATCCTGAACGGTTACTTCCCCTTTTCCCTTAATTACACCCTGAACGGTTACAAAATATAAGATTTTTTGCCTCGTGAATTATCCTTTTTTCATCCTCTTCTTGAGCCTCATCAATTAGTGCCGCAGCCACATTAGTGATTTCATCTCGCTGACTTATACTGCCAGAAGAACTTATCTTTATCATTTCATCTTCAATAAACAGGTCCTTTGTATCCAGGTCAAAATGGAAGTTGTGTGACATTCCAAACTGCCAGATTTCATTAAGTCTAAGTTTATGAAAAAGCTCCCGAGAGATACTCCCAATAATTTTACATTTTAAAATACCTTCTGGAGTAGATACTGGTAAAAATCTTTCGATGAGATATGGGGTTGGGTCGCCTGATGATGAAAAGGTAGATAAAGAAATCTTAAATTCAATCATTGGCTGAGGTTCTATTTTAATATATTCCAGGCTTGATAGACCACTTTTTTCTAACTCTAAATAATAAAATCCCGTTGGATTAGATAATTCTCCAAAACTCATTCGTTCCGTAGCACCCGGGATAATAACCTGTTTATCTTCTATTTTAAACACCTCCGTTCGATGTTGATGTCCGACGAAGACATAATTTACCCCATCTAATCTGGAAATACTCGAATATCTTAGTAATGGTTCATTAACATCCGCTGGTATATGATTTTCAATGCCATAATGAAGGAGAAGGATATTTATATCACCAATTGCTGGGAAGGTGAGATTACTTAATGGGTCATCTCCTTTGATGAGTTTAGGATTATATGACAATCCTCCTACGACTATTTCTAAATCCTTAATTTTAGTTTTGACTATCTGGATTTGTGTCGCATCGTATAAAAGATGTGCCTGTTCTGTTTCATGGAAGATACGCTGTGGAATACCTTCTGTGGTCACGGTGCGTGTTTT from bacterium includes these protein-coding regions:
- a CDS encoding DNA repair exonuclease, with amino-acid sequence MKIKAVLTSDNHLNNYYAKMSPMRLEERRAIIRQAFQQTIEFSLEKQVNLFLHAGDLFDMPDPKNTELIFIARQFQRLIKNNIQVFLIGGTHDVPKTRTVTTEGIPQRIFHETEQAHLLYDATQIQIVKTKIKDLEIVVGGLSYNPKLIKGDDPLSNLTFPAIGDINILLLHYGIENHIPADVNEPLLRYSSISRLDGVNYVFVGHQHRTEVFKIEDKQVIIPGATERMSFGELSNPTGFYYLELEKSGLSSLEYIKIEPQPMIEFKISLSTFSSSGDPTPYLIERFLPVSTPEGILKCKIIGSISRELFHKLRLNEIWQFGMSHNFHFDLDTKDLFIEDEMIKISSSGSISQRDEITNVAAALIDEAQEEDEKRIIHEAKNLIFCNRSGCN